A genomic stretch from Microplitis mediator isolate UGA2020A chromosome 10, iyMicMedi2.1, whole genome shotgun sequence includes:
- the LOC130675311 gene encoding uncharacterized protein LOC130675311 encodes MAADFKYHLIECLKNHKMARQYQHHMTVCESNASVDLQLNDRNDRKCFSAIISDQDAMAQLEAALGASSNEVKNNPARPDDPQKLQELEPIRSQRNEYQEQGKIFTNRHVPLAKEKNKTIDKAGYDSVKAKLDDPAFRTLNCESKEKNNFFFVSK; translated from the exons ATGGCTGCAGATTTTAAGTATCATTTAATTGAATGCTTGAAGAATCATAAAATGGCG CGTCAGTATCAGCATCACATGACTGTTTGTGAAAGCAACGCAAGTGTTGATTTGCAATTGAATGATAGAAATGATAGAAAGTGTTTCTCGGCAATAATATCTGACCAAGATGCAATGGCTCAACTCGAAGCAGCTCTCGGTGCATCAAGTAATGAAGTTAAAAACAAC CCAGCAAGACCAGATGATCCACAGAAGTTGCAAGAACTTGAACCGATTCGCAGCCAAAGAAATGAATATCAAGAgcaaggaaaaatatttactaatagaCATGTCCCGCTGGCCAAGGAGAAGAATAAAACTATCGATAAAGCCGGTTATGATTCTGTAAAGGCGAAGCTGGATGATCCCGCGTTCCGGACTCTGAACTGcgaatcaaaagaaaaaaataattttttttttgtttctaagTAG